A single window of Mycolicibacterium madagascariense DNA harbors:
- a CDS encoding MaoC family dehydratase, translating into MKVFNDLNEFAAAQGSQLGPTEWLEIDQDRVNLFADATDDHQWIHVDPQRAADGPFGGTIAHGLLTLSLLPHFSQQLYRVDGISLAVNYGYDKVRFVSPVKVGAKIRARGEISTVTQLDGAVQATTTITVEIEDSAKPAAVVQSIVRYIA; encoded by the coding sequence GTGAAAGTCTTCAACGATCTGAACGAGTTTGCGGCGGCCCAAGGCAGCCAACTCGGACCCACCGAGTGGCTGGAGATCGACCAGGACCGCGTCAACCTCTTCGCCGATGCGACCGACGACCACCAGTGGATTCACGTCGACCCCCAACGCGCGGCCGACGGTCCGTTCGGCGGCACCATCGCGCACGGGCTGCTGACGCTGTCGCTGCTGCCCCACTTCTCCCAGCAGCTCTACCGCGTCGACGGGATCTCCCTGGCGGTCAACTACGGGTACGACAAGGTGCGCTTCGTCAGCCCGGTGAAGGTGGGCGCGAAGATCCGGGCCCGGGGCGAAATCTCCACCGTCACCCAGCTGGACGGCGCCGTGCAGGCCACCACGACGATCACCGTGGAAATCGAGGACTCGGCGAAGCCCGCCGCCGTCGTCCAGTCGATCGTTCGCTACATCGCCTAG
- a CDS encoding acyl-CoA dehydrogenase family protein yields MTASTVSSAVGEQDFREILAATRDFVRSAVVPRESEIMNGDRVPDDIRARAASMGLFGYAIPQEWGGLGLDIAQDVEMAMELGYTTLALRSMFGTNNGIAGQVLVGFGTDGQKARWLEGIASGDVVASFALTEPGAGSNPAGLRTKAVRDAADGTWVITGRKQYITNAPTANLFVVFARTRPADDDGPGIAVFLVPADAHGVEVGAKDAKMGQEGAWTADVVLDGVRVGDDALIGGAQDIGYRAAMTSLARGRIHIAALSVGAAQRALDESVAYAATTTQGGTPIGEFQLVQAMLADMQAGVMAGRALVRDTARLWLTGEDRRIAPSTAKLFCTEMVGKVADLAVQVHGGAGYMRDVPVERIYREVRLLRLYEGTSEIQRLIVGGGLVKAAQRRAGST; encoded by the coding sequence ATGACGGCGTCCACGGTCAGCTCAGCGGTCGGCGAACAGGACTTCCGGGAGATCCTGGCCGCGACGCGCGACTTCGTCCGGTCGGCGGTCGTCCCCCGCGAGTCGGAGATCATGAACGGCGACCGGGTGCCCGACGACATCCGCGCACGGGCCGCGTCGATGGGCCTGTTCGGCTACGCCATCCCGCAGGAGTGGGGCGGTCTGGGCCTCGACATCGCCCAGGACGTCGAGATGGCGATGGAGCTCGGCTACACCACGCTCGCGCTGCGGTCCATGTTCGGGACGAACAACGGCATCGCCGGCCAGGTCCTCGTCGGCTTCGGCACCGACGGGCAGAAGGCCCGCTGGCTCGAGGGCATCGCCTCCGGAGACGTGGTCGCCTCGTTCGCGTTGACCGAGCCCGGCGCCGGATCGAACCCTGCGGGCTTGCGCACCAAGGCCGTTCGCGACGCCGCCGACGGAACCTGGGTGATCACGGGCCGCAAGCAGTACATCACCAACGCGCCGACGGCGAATCTGTTCGTCGTGTTCGCGCGCACCCGGCCCGCGGACGACGACGGTCCCGGCATCGCCGTGTTCCTCGTGCCTGCCGACGCGCACGGCGTCGAGGTCGGCGCCAAGGACGCCAAGATGGGCCAGGAGGGCGCGTGGACGGCCGACGTCGTCCTCGACGGGGTGCGGGTGGGCGACGACGCTCTGATCGGCGGCGCGCAGGACATCGGCTACCGGGCCGCCATGACGTCGCTCGCAAGGGGTCGCATCCACATCGCGGCACTGTCCGTCGGGGCCGCGCAGCGCGCGCTCGACGAGTCGGTCGCCTACGCCGCCACCACCACGCAGGGCGGGACGCCCATCGGCGAATTCCAGCTCGTGCAGGCGATGCTGGCCGACATGCAGGCCGGGGTCATGGCGGGCCGGGCGCTGGTCCGCGACACCGCGCGACTGTGGCTGACCGGGGAGGACCGCAGGATCGCGCCGTCCACGGCCAAGCTGTTCTGCACCGAGATGGTCGGCAAGGTCGCCGATCTCGCCGTGCAGGTGCACGGCGGGGCCGGCTACATGCGCGACGTCCCCGTGGAACGGATCTATCGCGAGGTCCGGTTGCTGCGTCTGTACGAGGGCACCAGCGAGATCCAGCGCCTCATCGTCGGCGGCGGCCTGGTCAAGGCCGCTCAGCGGCGGGCTGGGTCCACCTAG
- the fabG gene encoding 3-oxoacyl-ACP reductase FabG gives MALLEGRTAVVTGGAQGIGFAIAQRYATEGARVVLGDLDLAATEAAVKKLGGRDVATAVRCDVTDAAQVQALVTAAVDTFGSLDVMVNNAGITRDATMRKMTEEQFDQVISVHLKGTWNGTRLAAGIMRENGRGAIVNISSISGKVGLIGQTNYSAAKAGIVGLTKAAAKEVAHLGVRINAIQPGLIRSAMTEAMPQRIWDEKLAEIPMARAGEPDEVAKVALFLASDLSSYMTGTVLEVTGGRHI, from the coding sequence ATGGCATTGCTCGAGGGACGAACCGCGGTGGTCACCGGCGGCGCCCAGGGGATCGGCTTCGCGATCGCGCAGCGCTATGCCACCGAGGGTGCGCGCGTCGTACTCGGCGACCTCGACCTGGCCGCGACCGAGGCGGCGGTCAAGAAACTCGGTGGGCGTGACGTCGCGACCGCGGTGCGCTGCGACGTGACCGACGCGGCGCAGGTTCAGGCGCTCGTCACCGCGGCGGTCGACACGTTCGGGAGTCTGGACGTCATGGTGAACAACGCGGGCATCACCCGCGACGCCACCATGCGCAAGATGACCGAGGAGCAGTTCGACCAGGTGATCTCGGTCCATCTCAAGGGCACGTGGAACGGCACCCGCCTGGCCGCGGGCATCATGCGCGAGAACGGGCGCGGCGCGATCGTCAACATCTCGTCGATCTCCGGCAAGGTGGGTCTGATCGGCCAGACGAACTACTCGGCCGCCAAGGCCGGCATCGTCGGTCTGACCAAGGCCGCCGCCAAGGAGGTCGCCCACCTCGGGGTGCGGATCAATGCGATTCAGCCCGGGCTCATCCGCTCGGCGATGACCGAGGCCATGCCGCAACGCATTTGGGACGAGAAGCTCGCCGAGATCCCCATGGCCCGAGCCGGTGAGCCCGACGAGGTCGCCAAGGTGGCCCTGTTCCTCGCATCGGACCTCTCGTCCTACATGACGGGCACCGTGCTCGAAGTGACCGGCGGACGGCACATCTGA
- a CDS encoding acetyl-CoA C-acetyltransferase encodes MSDVVICEPVRTPIGRYGGMFTTLTAVELGVAALRGLLARTGIGPDDVEDVILGHCYPSMEAPAIGRVVALDAGLPVTVPGMQLDRRCGSGLQAVIQACLQVGSGQHELVVAGGAESMSNVVFHSTDMRWGGARTGVTVHDALNRGRTTAGGRDYPVPGGMIETAENLRRQYGISRAEQDELAAASHERAVAAQKNGILDEEIVPVTVTTRGGEEVITVDEHPRADTTVESLGQLKPILGKQDSAATVTAGNASGQNDAASACIVTTPEKAAALGLRPLVRLVSWGVAGVAPNVMGIGPVPATEVALSKAGLTLADVDVIELNEAFAAQALAVMREWGFTDADRARTNVHGSGISLGHPVGATGGRMLATLAREMHRRGARYGLETMCIGGGQGLAAVFERVA; translated from the coding sequence ATGTCGGACGTCGTCATCTGCGAGCCGGTCCGCACGCCCATCGGTCGCTACGGCGGGATGTTCACGACGCTCACCGCGGTCGAGCTCGGTGTGGCAGCGCTGCGAGGACTGTTGGCGCGCACCGGAATTGGGCCCGACGACGTCGAGGACGTCATCCTCGGGCACTGCTATCCAAGCATGGAGGCCCCGGCGATCGGCCGCGTCGTCGCACTGGACGCGGGCCTGCCCGTGACCGTACCGGGCATGCAGCTCGACCGGCGCTGCGGATCGGGTCTGCAGGCCGTGATCCAGGCGTGCCTGCAGGTGGGCTCGGGTCAGCACGAGCTCGTCGTCGCCGGTGGGGCCGAATCGATGAGCAACGTCGTGTTTCACTCCACCGACATGCGCTGGGGCGGGGCGCGCACCGGGGTGACCGTGCACGACGCGCTGAACCGCGGGCGGACGACTGCCGGCGGGCGCGACTACCCGGTGCCCGGCGGGATGATCGAGACCGCCGAGAACCTGCGCCGGCAGTACGGCATCTCGCGGGCCGAACAGGACGAGCTGGCCGCGGCGTCGCACGAACGTGCCGTGGCCGCCCAGAAGAACGGCATCCTCGACGAGGAGATCGTGCCGGTCACCGTGACCACACGCGGCGGTGAGGAGGTGATCACCGTCGACGAGCACCCCAGGGCCGACACCACCGTCGAATCGCTCGGTCAGCTCAAACCCATTCTCGGAAAGCAGGATTCAGCGGCCACGGTCACGGCGGGCAACGCCAGCGGGCAGAACGACGCGGCGTCGGCGTGCATCGTCACCACCCCCGAGAAGGCCGCGGCACTGGGCCTGCGACCCCTGGTCAGACTGGTCTCCTGGGGTGTGGCCGGTGTGGCCCCCAACGTCATGGGCATCGGTCCCGTGCCCGCCACCGAAGTGGCGCTGAGCAAGGCCGGGCTGACGCTGGCCGACGTCGACGTCATCGAACTCAACGAGGCGTTCGCCGCGCAGGCACTGGCCGTCATGCGCGAGTGGGGCTTCACCGACGCCGACCGCGCACGCACCAACGTGCACGGTTCGGGCATCTCACTCGGCCATCCCGTCGGGGCCACCGGTGGCCGGATGCTCGCGACGCTGGCGCGCGAAATGCACCGGCGCGGAGCACGATACGGGCTGGAGACCATGTGCATCGGCGGCGGCCAGGGGCTGGCCGCGGTGTTCGAGCGGGTCGCGTGA
- a CDS encoding acyl-CoA dehydrogenase family protein, whose product MTRLAQTAGLTEVQAEIVATVRQFVDREVIPNAQELEHADEYPHHIVDAMREMGLFGLMIPEEHGGLGESLLTYALCVEELARGWMSVSGVINTHFIVAYMIRQHGTDEQQRRLLPRMATGEVRGAFSMSEPELGSDVAAIRTRAVRDAAGDYVIDGAKMWLTNGGSSTLVAALVKTDEGADKPHRNLTAFLIEKPAGFGEVLPGLTIPGKIDKLGYKGIDTTEMIFDGYRAAAADVLGEQPGQGFFQMMDGVEVGRVNVAARACGVGLRAFELAIRYAQQRTSFGKPIAEHQAIAFQLAEMATKVEAAHLMMVNAARLKDSGERNDVAAGMAKYLASELCSEVTEQSFRIHGGYGYSKEYEIERLMRDAPFLLIGEGTSEIQKTIISKSLLREYQL is encoded by the coding sequence GTGACGCGCCTGGCGCAGACGGCCGGTCTGACCGAGGTGCAGGCCGAGATCGTCGCCACGGTGCGCCAGTTCGTGGACAGGGAGGTCATCCCGAACGCCCAGGAACTCGAGCACGCCGACGAGTACCCGCACCACATCGTCGACGCGATGCGCGAGATGGGGCTGTTCGGGTTGATGATCCCCGAAGAGCATGGCGGACTGGGGGAGTCGCTGCTGACCTACGCCCTGTGCGTCGAGGAGCTGGCGCGCGGCTGGATGAGCGTCTCCGGGGTCATCAACACCCACTTCATCGTCGCCTATATGATCCGCCAGCACGGCACCGACGAGCAGCAGCGGCGCCTCCTGCCGCGGATGGCGACCGGCGAGGTGCGCGGGGCGTTCTCGATGTCGGAGCCGGAACTGGGATCCGACGTCGCCGCCATCCGCACCAGGGCCGTCCGCGACGCCGCGGGCGACTACGTGATCGACGGCGCGAAGATGTGGCTGACCAACGGCGGCAGCTCGACACTCGTTGCGGCCCTGGTGAAGACCGACGAGGGAGCCGACAAACCCCATCGCAACCTGACGGCGTTCCTGATCGAGAAGCCGGCGGGGTTCGGCGAGGTCCTGCCCGGGCTGACCATTCCCGGCAAGATCGACAAGCTCGGGTACAAGGGCATCGACACCACCGAGATGATCTTCGACGGGTATCGCGCCGCGGCCGCCGACGTGCTCGGCGAGCAGCCCGGGCAGGGCTTCTTCCAGATGATGGACGGCGTCGAGGTCGGGCGGGTCAACGTCGCGGCGCGCGCCTGCGGCGTCGGCCTGCGCGCCTTCGAGCTAGCGATCCGATATGCCCAGCAGCGCACCAGTTTCGGCAAGCCGATCGCCGAGCACCAGGCCATCGCCTTCCAGCTCGCGGAGATGGCCACCAAGGTCGAGGCCGCCCACCTGATGATGGTCAACGCGGCCCGGTTGAAGGACTCCGGTGAACGCAACGACGTCGCGGCGGGCATGGCGAAGTACCTGGCGAGCGAATTGTGTTCGGAGGTCACCGAACAGAGCTTCCGCATCCACGGCGGCTACGGCTACTCCAAGGAATACGAGATTGAACGCCTGATGCGCGACGCGCCGTTCCTCCTCATCGGGGAGGGCACCAGCGAGATCCAGAAGACGATCATCAGCAAGAGCCTGTTGCGTGAATACCAGCTCTGA
- a CDS encoding GntR family transcriptional regulator, with protein MNTSSEPGFSARPQLADDVARYVRRRIFDGSVRAGEYLRLDQLAAELGISVTPVREALLNLRAEGLLELLPRRGFMVLAVTARDVADVANVQAFIGGELAARAAENVTDEQLAELQRIQDELERAYGSSDLDRMVRLNHEFHRLINVAADSAKLTQFMSGITRYAPESVFPTLAGWPAQSTRDHRRIVAALQQRDGARARSAMAEHFTVGVVPLTEHLAELGVIADAENAV; from the coding sequence GTGAATACCAGCTCTGAGCCCGGTTTCTCGGCCCGCCCGCAACTGGCCGACGACGTCGCGCGGTACGTGCGCAGGCGCATCTTCGACGGCTCGGTCCGGGCGGGGGAGTACCTGCGTCTGGATCAGTTGGCCGCGGAGTTGGGCATCAGCGTGACGCCGGTGCGCGAGGCGCTGCTGAACCTGCGCGCCGAAGGCCTGTTGGAACTGCTGCCGCGGCGCGGCTTCATGGTGCTGGCCGTGACGGCCCGCGACGTCGCCGACGTCGCGAACGTGCAGGCGTTCATCGGCGGCGAGCTGGCGGCCCGAGCGGCCGAGAACGTCACCGACGAGCAACTCGCGGAACTGCAGCGCATCCAGGACGAGCTCGAGCGGGCCTACGGCAGCAGCGACCTCGACCGGATGGTGCGCCTCAACCACGAGTTCCACCGGCTGATCAACGTCGCGGCGGATTCGGCGAAGCTGACGCAGTTCATGTCCGGCATCACGCGCTACGCCCCGGAATCGGTGTTTCCCACGCTGGCGGGCTGGCCCGCGCAGTCGACCAGAGACCACCGGCGCATCGTGGCGGCCCTGCAGCAGCGCGACGGCGCACGGGCGCGGAGTGCGATGGCCGAGCACTTCACCGTCGGCGTGGTCCCGCTGACGGAGCATCTCGCCGAGCTCGGGGTCATCGCCGACGCGGAGAACGCCGTCTGA
- a CDS encoding thiolase family protein, whose protein sequence is MPTPVIVGAARTAIGRSFKGTLVNTPPETLITTVLPEVIRRSGIDPADLDDVIVAESHYGGGDLARYAADATGMQHVPGQSVNRHCAGSLTAIGNASAQIGSGMERAIIAGGVQSLSMTPLVNWRIPGPELKFEERWMPPTHVETPDAPAKDMSITVGWNTAQSYGITREEMDAWAVRSHQRAIAAIDAGTFIDEIIPLKVELPDGSIIDFSVDEQPRRDTTAEKLAGLKVLHPEIEGFSITAGNASGTNDACAAVAVVDRDYATGAGLSVMATVRAWASVGVAPRDTGLGAVKVIAKVLDRAGLTPSDVALWEINEAFASVPIAAAKEYGLDEELVNYSGSGCSLGHPIAASGARMVTTLVHELQRRGGGIGVAAMCAGGGQGGAVVVEV, encoded by the coding sequence ATGCCTACACCCGTCATCGTCGGAGCCGCCCGTACGGCCATCGGCCGTTCCTTCAAGGGCACGCTGGTCAACACGCCGCCCGAAACGCTCATCACGACGGTCCTGCCCGAGGTGATCCGCAGGTCGGGCATCGATCCGGCCGATCTGGACGACGTCATCGTCGCCGAATCCCACTACGGCGGCGGCGACCTCGCGCGCTACGCCGCCGACGCGACCGGGATGCAGCACGTGCCCGGTCAGTCGGTGAACCGGCACTGCGCGGGCAGCCTGACGGCCATCGGCAACGCCTCGGCGCAGATCGGCTCGGGCATGGAGCGAGCGATCATCGCCGGTGGCGTGCAGTCGCTGTCGATGACGCCGCTGGTGAATTGGCGCATCCCCGGACCCGAGCTGAAGTTCGAGGAGCGCTGGATGCCGCCGACCCACGTCGAGACGCCCGACGCCCCCGCGAAGGACATGTCGATCACCGTCGGATGGAACACCGCGCAGTCCTACGGCATCACGCGCGAGGAGATGGACGCCTGGGCCGTCCGCTCGCATCAGCGGGCCATCGCCGCGATCGACGCAGGCACGTTCATCGACGAGATCATCCCGCTCAAGGTCGAGCTGCCCGACGGGTCAATCATCGACTTCAGCGTCGACGAGCAACCTCGTCGTGACACCACCGCCGAGAAGCTGGCAGGCCTCAAGGTGCTGCACCCCGAGATCGAGGGCTTCTCGATCACGGCGGGCAACGCCAGCGGCACCAACGACGCGTGCGCCGCGGTGGCCGTGGTCGACCGCGACTACGCCACGGGCGCCGGGCTGTCGGTGATGGCGACCGTGCGGGCGTGGGCGTCGGTCGGGGTCGCCCCCCGCGACACCGGCCTCGGCGCCGTCAAGGTCATCGCCAAGGTGCTCGACCGCGCCGGCCTCACGCCGTCGGACGTCGCGCTGTGGGAGATCAACGAGGCCTTCGCATCGGTGCCGATCGCCGCGGCCAAGGAGTACGGCCTCGACGAGGAACTGGTGAACTACTCCGGCAGCGGCTGCAGCCTCGGCCATCCCATCGCTGCGTCCGGCGCGCGGATGGTGACCACGCTGGTGCACGAGCTCCAGCGGCGCGGTGGCGGCATCGGCGTCGCGGCGATGTGCGCCGGCGGCGGCCAGGGCGGCGCCGTCGTCGTCGAGGTGTAG
- a CDS encoding crotonase/enoyl-CoA hydratase family protein: protein MADEVLTERRGRTLVITINRPEARNAFNTAVAQGLADAMDELDDTAELSVAIVTGAGGNFCAGMDLKAFMAGEVPTIPGRGIGFTERPPRKPVIAAVEGYALAGGTEIVLATDLVVASKVAKFGIPEVKRGLVAAGGGLLRLPHRIPYQKALELALTGESFTAEQAAGWGFVNVLTEPGEALAGALALAERISANGPLAVAVTKEVIVKSAGWSEDEMWRKQQELIMPVFSSKDAMEGATAFAEKRTPNWTGS, encoded by the coding sequence GTGGCCGACGAAGTTCTCACCGAACGACGGGGCCGCACCCTCGTCATCACCATCAACCGGCCCGAGGCGCGCAACGCCTTCAACACGGCCGTCGCCCAAGGCCTCGCCGACGCGATGGACGAACTCGACGACACCGCCGAACTCTCCGTGGCGATCGTGACCGGGGCAGGCGGAAACTTCTGCGCCGGAATGGATCTCAAGGCATTCATGGCCGGCGAGGTCCCCACGATCCCCGGCCGCGGCATCGGTTTCACCGAACGTCCGCCGCGCAAGCCGGTGATCGCTGCCGTCGAGGGCTACGCGTTGGCCGGTGGCACCGAGATCGTGCTGGCGACGGATCTGGTGGTCGCCTCCAAGGTGGCGAAGTTCGGCATCCCCGAGGTCAAGCGCGGTCTGGTGGCGGCCGGCGGTGGATTGCTGCGGCTCCCGCATCGCATCCCCTATCAGAAGGCCCTCGAGCTGGCACTGACCGGTGAGAGCTTCACCGCCGAGCAGGCCGCCGGGTGGGGCTTCGTCAACGTCCTGACCGAGCCGGGTGAAGCATTGGCCGGCGCTCTGGCTCTCGCAGAACGCATTTCGGCCAACGGGCCCCTTGCGGTGGCGGTGACCAAGGAGGTCATCGTGAAGTCCGCCGGGTGGAGCGAGGACGAGATGTGGCGCAAGCAGCAGGAACTCATCATGCCGGTGTTCTCCTCCAAGGACGCCATGGAGGGTGCGACCGCGTTCGCCGAGAAGCGCACGCCCAACTGGACGGGTTCGTGA